In Triticum aestivum cultivar Chinese Spring chromosome 5B, IWGSC CS RefSeq v2.1, whole genome shotgun sequence, the following proteins share a genomic window:
- the LOC123115614 gene encoding uncharacterized protein, producing the protein MGQLDLMQQERQIQIRDGSTSSLAIRNGPPCQEDDDNYHDGKIREYSGTVLPEDIWCHIHSLMTPRDAARAACVSRAFRRSWRCYYPNLIFNSQTIGLSRDDMYFTHKVDQILEQHSGIGVKTFEIDCSCCDKLKAYEAYEYLHRWLQKVVTLGIEKLTLVMREKEAVYFPCPVLSNGNGSSIWYLHLVNCVFHPTVSLGCLGNLTVLHLESVRITGCELGCLLPSCVVLEQLKLRRCYQITFLKIPSRLQRLSYLQVLECHRLQTIENKAPNINSFHFIGDRVEFLLGESLRLKKLDVLCYLFLRYALDELPSIVPNLETLSIHSWCEVVNTTLTLSPSKFLYLKYLSIYINGSCDCLSLVYFLGAAPSLETFKLRVPIQLLQSIDELLSEDPSHLRQIPGYRHDKLRRVSICRFPSSKSVVELTSHILENSASLECLTLSTTNDSFRCSDDRSAKCSCSIGPMEAHKAALVIERYIRGKVPSTVQLDVVEPCMQPLP; encoded by the exons ATGGGGCAGCTGGATCTCATGCAGCAGGAACGCCAAATCCAGATCCGTG ATGGGTCGACTTCTTCATTGGCCATAAGAAACGGGCCACCTTGCCAAGAAGATGATGATAATTATCATGATGGCAAAATAAGGGAGTATTCAGGGACCGTACTTCCAGAG GACATTTGGTGTCATATACATTCACTAATGACGCCGCGAGATGCTGCCCGTGCTGCCTGCGTGTCTCGTGCCTTTCGACGTTCGTGGAGATGCTACTACCCCAACCTCATATTTAATAGTCAAACAATAGGCCTATCACGGGATGACATGTATTTCACCCACAAAGTTGATCAGATTTTGGAACAGCACTCAGGCATTGGCGTGAAGACATTCGAGATTGATTGCTCCTGTTGCGACAAGCTCAAGGCTTATGAAGCCTATGAATATCTCCATAGGTGGCTTCAGAAAGTGGTTACACTGGGCATTGAAAAACTCACCCTTGTGATGCGTGAGAAGGAGGCAGTCTACTTCCCATGCCCAGTTCTATCCAATGGGAATGGAAGCTCGATCTGGTATCTTCACCTTGTTAACTGTGTCTTCCATCCTACAGTTAGCCTTGGGTGCTTGGGAAACCTGACAGTGTTGCATCTTGAGTCTGTGCGAATTACGGGGTGCGAGTTAGGGTGCCTTCTTCCCAGCTGTGTTGTGTTGGAGCAGTTGAAACTCAGGAGATGCTACCAGATAACTTTCCTAAAGATACCTTCCCGGCTGCAGCGACTCAGCTACCTGCAGGTGTTAGAATGCCACAGACTGCAGACGATAGAGAACAAAGCTCCAAATATTAATAGTTTTCACTTTATAGGTGACCGAGTTGAGTTCTTACTTGGGGAGTCATTGCGATTGAAGAAACTAGATGTGCTATGTTACCTCTTCCTCAGATATGCACTTGATGAGCTTCCGTCCATTGTGCCGAATCTTGAAACTCTTAGCATACATTCATGGTGTGAG GTGGTCAATACAACACTGACGCTCTCGCCTTCCAAGTTCCTCTATCTGAAATACTTGAGCATTTATATTAATGGGTCTTGCGATTGTCTTTCTCTGGTTTATTTTCTTGGTGCTGCTCCGTCCTTGGAGACATTCAAACTGCGC GTACCGATACAGCTACTACAATCCATAGATGAATTGCTTTCTGAAGACCCCTCACATCTAAGGCAGATTCCAGGATACCGCCATGACAAGCTCCGGAGAGTGAGCATCTGTAGGTTCCCCAGTTCAAAGAGCGTGGTTGAGTTGACGTCCCATATTCTGGAAAATTCAGCATCACTCGAGTGCCTTACATTGAGCACCACCAATGATAGTTTCAGGTGTTCTGATGATCGATCTGCTAAATGCTCCTGCTCTATCGGACCCATGGAAGCCCATAAAGCAGCCTTGGTAATCGAAAGATACATCAGGGGGAAAGTTCCCTCTACAGTTCAGCTAGATGTGGTGGAGCCTTGCATGCAGCCTTTGCCATGA